Proteins encoded in a region of the Saccharothrix ecbatanensis genome:
- a CDS encoding 3-isopropylmalate dehydrogenase, protein MRLAVIPGDGIGPEVVAEALKVLGEVVPAAEITRYDLGAARWHATGELLPESVLGELRQHDAILLGAVGDPSVPSGILERGLLLRLRFELDHHVNLRPARLYPGVRSPIADPPEIDMVVVREGTEGLYAGNGGLLRKDTPHEIATEVSINTSFGVERVVRDAFGRAANRPRKHLTLVHKTNVLTHAGSLWSRVVEEVSLQHPDVTVAYQHVDAATIHLVTDPGRYDVIVTDNLFGDILTDLAAAVTGGIGLAASGNLDVTRRNPSMFEPVHGSAPDIAGQGIADPTAAVLSVALMLDHLGESESARRIEASVAFDLATRDHSSPGATYAVGDRLAALVSSNVRTG, encoded by the coding sequence ATGCGGCTCGCAGTGATCCCAGGAGACGGGATCGGGCCCGAGGTCGTCGCCGAGGCCCTGAAGGTACTCGGTGAGGTCGTTCCCGCGGCTGAGATCACCCGCTACGACCTCGGCGCGGCGCGTTGGCACGCCACAGGTGAGTTGCTGCCGGAGTCCGTGCTCGGGGAACTCCGCCAGCACGACGCGATCCTGCTTGGCGCCGTGGGCGACCCGTCGGTGCCCAGCGGGATCCTGGAACGCGGTCTGTTGCTCCGACTCCGGTTCGAACTCGACCACCACGTGAACCTGCGCCCGGCCCGGCTGTACCCGGGTGTGCGCAGCCCGATCGCCGACCCGCCAGAGATCGACATGGTGGTGGTGCGAGAGGGCACGGAGGGCCTGTACGCCGGCAACGGCGGGCTCTTGCGCAAGGACACGCCGCACGAGATCGCGACCGAGGTGTCGATCAACACGTCGTTCGGCGTGGAGCGGGTGGTGCGCGACGCGTTCGGCCGTGCCGCGAACCGGCCGCGCAAGCACCTCACGCTCGTGCACAAGACCAACGTGCTCACGCACGCCGGGTCGTTGTGGTCGCGGGTGGTGGAGGAGGTGTCGTTGCAGCACCCCGACGTGACGGTGGCGTACCAGCACGTGGACGCGGCGACGATCCACCTGGTCACCGACCCCGGTCGGTACGACGTGATCGTGACGGACAACCTGTTCGGCGACATCCTGACCGACCTGGCGGCGGCGGTGACCGGTGGCATCGGTCTCGCGGCGTCCGGGAACCTCGACGTGACGCGGCGCAACCCGAGCATGTTCGAGCCGGTGCACGGCAGCGCGCCGGACATCGCGGGGCAGGGCATCGCGGACCCGACGGCGGCGGTCCTCTCCGTCGCCCTGATGCTCGACCACCTGGGCGAGTCGGAGTCGGCCAGGAGGATCGAAGCGTCGGTGGCTTTTGATTTGGCGACTCGTGACCACTCGTCGCCCGGTGCCACCTACGCGGTGGGCGACCGCCTCGCCGCGCTCGTCTCGTCCAACGTCCGAACCGGCTGA
- a CDS encoding S8 family peptidase — protein sequence MSRSRLVARSAVPVLAAILVAGSTAGTALAADDPLAPSVAAARGLDAGKLQLKVSDRLTAAKGRVTAFVELEAKPAVDTFAEQTGKGATKQQAKDAAKATKNDTGRVTDVVVDALKGKDSATKELFRTANGVPGVVVQADAAKVRELAQRADVKSVRTVVPKVRQNSTAVQLTNTLKAWQEYGKLGDDTRIGIVDTGIDYTHSDFAGPGTIEAFEAIDETKVDASYFPTAKVVGGYDFVGNAYDGSSDDPALNTPKPDPNPLDCNGHGSHVAGTAAGFGVNADGATFKGDYTKLTPEALDAMRIGPGTAPKALLYALKVFGCDGSTNVTAQALDWALDPDGDGDFSDHLDVVNLSLGSDYGAPDDPDSLFVRKLNASGVLTVFSAGNGGDLYDIGGSPGSTPEALTVASTRDSYVLRDAVEVTAPAGSAGKKPGQYSVAFNYEGANVSAAVVAMSDPANKDGCLAFNAADKAAVAGKMVWLEWDDNDATRRCGSVGRTNNATAAGAVGAVFTSNLEHFNAGISGNASIPVFQLTGSATSALRPALAAGTLAVRQAGDLRTSLPTFDASITDTPSSFTSRGVRGPVVKPDVAAPGDSIASALVGSGNKTMVNSGTSMAAPHIAGVAALVRQVHPDWTPEEVKAAVMNSAGSDVKADGKTYAPNRVGAGRVNAKAAVENQVLAYVQDDPGAVSASFGTVEVAQPVSRTKTIKVVNKSTNWVDYTVGYEALTQIPGVRYDLSATTVRLSPRGVARITVTLKIDDPAALRKTVDPTIEANHLDTPRQYLADASGRVVLTPTKGSAVPLRVPVYSAPKPVADINAPSSVRITGGGQGVLNLTGRGVDQGAYKSLVSVLELQASSPRLPECRRNITSNCVLNNTAKGGDLRHVGVTSTAPLAKAQGKPEQSLLAFGLSTWGNWYNLGNNTIPFVDIDTNGDGAFDYEVYATKLTDTDLLVSVAVDLNTGATVDIQGVNGQFGDVDTNVFDTNVVVLPVLLSALGIDPSADTSRISYQVGVAGFYVAPGSSNGLIDAIPTALSFDPLKPGLWVQGGGDAALSYQSRPGTALVVNRDAESLVLDRADSLLVLNHHNASGDKADVVQVRGRSGNRSAD from the coding sequence GTGAGCCGATCTCGCCTTGTCGCCAGATCAGCCGTGCCGGTGTTGGCCGCGATACTCGTCGCAGGGTCCACCGCCGGTACCGCGCTGGCCGCCGATGATCCACTGGCGCCGTCCGTCGCCGCCGCGCGCGGACTGGACGCGGGCAAGTTGCAGTTGAAGGTGTCCGACCGGCTGACCGCCGCCAAGGGCCGCGTCACCGCGTTCGTGGAGTTGGAGGCCAAGCCGGCCGTCGACACGTTCGCCGAGCAGACCGGCAAGGGCGCGACCAAGCAGCAGGCGAAGGACGCCGCCAAGGCCACCAAGAACGACACCGGCCGGGTCACCGACGTGGTCGTCGACGCCCTCAAGGGCAAGGACTCGGCGACCAAGGAGCTGTTCCGGACCGCGAACGGCGTGCCGGGCGTGGTCGTCCAGGCCGACGCCGCGAAGGTGCGCGAACTGGCCCAGCGCGCGGACGTGAAGTCCGTGCGCACCGTGGTGCCGAAGGTCCGCCAGAACTCCACCGCCGTGCAGCTGACGAACACGCTCAAGGCGTGGCAGGAGTACGGCAAGCTCGGTGACGACACCCGCATCGGCATCGTCGACACGGGCATCGACTACACCCACAGCGACTTCGCCGGCCCCGGCACCATCGAGGCGTTCGAGGCGATCGACGAGACCAAGGTCGACGCCTCCTACTTCCCGACCGCCAAGGTGGTCGGCGGCTACGACTTCGTCGGCAACGCCTACGACGGCAGCAGCGACGACCCGGCGCTGAACACGCCGAAGCCGGACCCGAACCCGCTGGACTGCAACGGCCACGGCTCGCACGTCGCCGGCACCGCCGCGGGCTTCGGCGTCAACGCCGACGGCGCCACGTTCAAGGGCGACTACACCAAGCTCACCCCCGAAGCGCTGGACGCGATGCGCATCGGCCCCGGCACCGCGCCGAAGGCCCTGCTGTACGCGCTGAAGGTGTTCGGCTGCGACGGCTCGACCAACGTCACCGCGCAGGCCCTCGACTGGGCGCTCGACCCGGACGGCGACGGCGACTTCTCCGACCACCTCGACGTGGTCAACCTGTCGCTCGGCTCGGACTACGGCGCCCCGGACGACCCGGACAGCCTGTTCGTGCGCAAGCTCAACGCCTCCGGCGTGCTCACCGTGTTCTCCGCGGGCAACGGCGGCGACCTGTACGACATCGGCGGCTCGCCGGGCAGCACCCCCGAGGCGCTGACCGTGGCCAGCACCCGTGACTCCTACGTGCTGCGCGACGCGGTCGAGGTGACCGCGCCGGCCGGTTCGGCGGGCAAGAAGCCGGGCCAGTACAGCGTGGCCTTCAACTACGAGGGCGCGAACGTCAGCGCAGCCGTCGTGGCGATGTCCGACCCGGCCAACAAGGACGGCTGCCTGGCGTTCAACGCCGCCGACAAGGCCGCCGTCGCGGGCAAGATGGTGTGGCTGGAGTGGGACGACAACGACGCCACGCGTCGCTGCGGCTCGGTCGGCCGGACCAACAACGCCACCGCGGCCGGCGCCGTGGGCGCGGTGTTCACCTCGAACCTGGAGCACTTCAACGCGGGCATCTCCGGCAACGCGTCGATCCCGGTGTTCCAGCTCACCGGCTCGGCCACCTCGGCGCTGCGCCCGGCCCTGGCCGCGGGCACGCTGGCGGTCCGCCAGGCGGGCGACCTGCGCACCTCGCTGCCGACGTTCGACGCGTCGATCACCGACACCCCCAGCTCGTTCACCTCGCGCGGCGTGCGCGGCCCGGTCGTGAAGCCGGACGTGGCCGCCCCCGGTGACTCCATCGCCTCGGCGCTGGTCGGCTCGGGCAACAAGACGATGGTCAACTCGGGCACGTCGATGGCCGCGCCGCACATCGCCGGTGTCGCCGCGCTGGTGCGCCAGGTCCACCCGGACTGGACGCCGGAAGAGGTCAAGGCCGCGGTCATGAACAGCGCGGGCTCCGACGTCAAGGCGGACGGCAAGACCTACGCGCCCAACCGCGTCGGCGCCGGTCGCGTCAACGCCAAGGCCGCGGTGGAGAACCAGGTGCTCGCCTACGTGCAGGACGACCCGGGCGCCGTGTCCGCGTCGTTCGGCACGGTCGAGGTGGCGCAGCCGGTCTCGCGGACCAAGACCATCAAGGTGGTCAACAAGTCCACCAACTGGGTGGACTACACCGTGGGCTACGAGGCGCTGACCCAGATCCCGGGTGTGCGCTACGACCTGTCCGCGACCACCGTGCGGCTCAGCCCTCGCGGCGTCGCCCGGATCACCGTGACGCTGAAGATCGACGACCCGGCCGCGCTGCGCAAGACGGTCGACCCGACGATCGAGGCGAACCACCTCGACACGCCGCGCCAGTACCTGGCCGACGCGTCGGGCCGGGTCGTGCTGACGCCGACCAAGGGCTCCGCGGTCCCGCTGCGGGTGCCGGTGTACTCCGCGCCGAAGCCGGTGGCCGACATCAACGCGCCGAGCAGCGTCCGGATCACGGGCGGCGGCCAGGGCGTGCTGAACCTGACCGGCCGTGGCGTCGACCAGGGCGCGTACAAGTCGCTCGTGAGCGTCCTGGAACTCCAGGCGTCCTCGCCGCGGCTGCCGGAGTGCCGCCGCAACATCACCTCCAACTGCGTGCTGAACAACACGGCCAAGGGCGGAGACCTGCGTCACGTCGGCGTCACGTCCACCGCGCCGCTGGCCAAGGCGCAGGGCAAGCCGGAGCAGTCGCTGCTCGCGTTCGGCCTGTCGACCTGGGGCAACTGGTACAACCTCGGCAACAACACCATCCCGTTCGTCGACATCGACACCAACGGCGACGGCGCGTTCGACTACGAGGTCTACGCGACCAAGCTGACCGACACCGACCTCCTGGTCTCCGTCGCGGTGGACCTGAACACCGGCGCCACCGTCGACATCCAGGGCGTCAACGGCCAGTTCGGCGACGTGGACACCAACGTGTTCGACACCAACGTCGTGGTGCTGCCGGTGCTGCTGTCGGCACTGGGCATCGACCCGTCGGCGGACACGTCGCGGATCAGCTACCAGGTCGGCGTGGCCGGGTTCTACGTGGCGCCGGGCTCGTCCAACGGCCTGATCGACGCGATCCCGACCGCGCTGTCGTTCGACCCGCTCAAGCCGGGGCTGTGGGTGCAGGGTGGCGGCGACGCCGCGCTGTCCTACCAGTCCCGCCCGGGCACCGCGCTGGTGGTCAACCGCGACGCCGAGTCGCTGGTGCTCGACCGCGCGGACAGCCTGCTCGTGCTGAACCACCACAACGCCTCGGGTGACAAGGCGGACGTGGTGCAGGTGCGGGGCCGTTCGGGCAACCGCTCAGCGGACTGA
- the serA gene encoding phosphoglycerate dehydrogenase encodes MTKPVVLIAEKLAPSVLDVFGDGFEVRHVDGTDRPALLEAVADADALLVRSATKVNAEVFQATTKLKVVARAGVGLDNVEVPAATERGVMVVNAPTSNIVSAAEHAVALLLATARQIPAAHATLQANEWKRSKFNGVEVQGKTVGVVGLGKIGQLFAARIAAFGTELIAYDPYVSAARASQLGIELVTLEELLERADFISIHLPKTPETKGLIGAAQLAKAKRGVIIVNAARGGLVDEDALAEAVKEGQVGGAGIDVFSTEPTTESPLFGLPNVVVTPHLGASTTEAQDRAGTDVAKSVLLALAGDFVPDAVNVQGGGVVGEEVRPYLPLVQKLGTVVAALSAKAPTSVTIEVRGELSSEDVAVLPLAALRGVFSSVVEEQVTFVNAPGLATSLGVSVDLVKEPESANHRSLVTVRAVQADGAVITVSGTLTGLDQVEKLVGVNGRSFDLRAEGNVLLLEYPDRPGVMGTVGTLLGEAGVNVEAAQISQTKDGADAFMLLRVDRPVDTAVLDPIGASVGARTVRSVNFD; translated from the coding sequence GTGACCAAGCCCGTTGTCCTCATCGCCGAGAAGCTCGCACCGTCCGTTCTCGACGTCTTCGGTGATGGCTTCGAGGTGCGCCACGTCGACGGCACCGACCGTCCCGCGCTGCTCGAAGCCGTCGCCGACGCCGACGCACTCCTGGTCCGCTCCGCCACCAAGGTGAACGCCGAGGTCTTCCAGGCCACCACCAAGCTGAAGGTCGTCGCCCGCGCGGGCGTGGGGCTGGACAACGTCGAGGTGCCCGCCGCCACCGAGCGCGGCGTGATGGTGGTCAACGCGCCCACCTCGAACATCGTCAGCGCCGCCGAGCACGCCGTCGCGCTGCTGCTCGCCACCGCACGCCAGATCCCGGCCGCGCACGCCACCCTCCAGGCCAACGAGTGGAAGCGCAGCAAGTTCAACGGCGTCGAGGTCCAGGGCAAGACGGTCGGCGTGGTGGGCCTGGGCAAGATCGGCCAGCTGTTCGCCGCCCGCATCGCCGCCTTCGGCACCGAGCTCATCGCGTACGACCCGTACGTCAGCGCCGCCCGCGCCTCGCAGCTCGGCATCGAGCTGGTGACGCTGGAGGAGCTGCTGGAGCGCGCCGACTTCATCTCCATCCACCTGCCGAAGACCCCGGAGACCAAGGGCCTGATCGGCGCCGCCCAGCTGGCCAAGGCCAAGCGCGGCGTGATCATCGTCAACGCGGCCCGCGGCGGTCTGGTCGACGAGGACGCGCTGGCCGAGGCCGTGAAGGAGGGCCAGGTCGGCGGCGCGGGCATCGACGTGTTCTCCACCGAGCCCACCACCGAGAGCCCGCTGTTCGGCCTGCCGAACGTCGTGGTCACGCCGCACCTGGGCGCGTCCACCACGGAGGCGCAGGACCGGGCGGGCACGGACGTGGCCAAGTCGGTGCTGCTCGCGCTGGCCGGAGACTTCGTGCCGGACGCGGTGAACGTGCAGGGCGGCGGTGTGGTCGGCGAAGAGGTCCGCCCGTACCTGCCGCTGGTGCAGAAGCTCGGCACGGTGGTCGCGGCGCTGAGCGCGAAGGCCCCGACCTCGGTCACCATCGAGGTGCGCGGCGAGCTGTCCAGCGAGGACGTCGCGGTGCTGCCGCTGGCCGCGCTGCGCGGCGTGTTCTCCAGCGTGGTCGAGGAGCAGGTCACCTTCGTCAACGCGCCGGGCCTGGCCACCTCGCTCGGCGTGAGCGTCGACCTGGTGAAGGAGCCGGAGAGCGCCAACCACCGCAGCCTGGTCACGGTGCGCGCGGTGCAGGCGGACGGCGCGGTCATCACCGTGTCGGGCACGCTCACGGGTCTCGACCAGGTCGAGAAGCTGGTCGGCGTCAACGGCCGCAGCTTCGACCTGCGTGCCGAGGGCAACGTGCTGCTGCTGGAGTACCCGGACCGGCCGGGCGTGATGGGCACCGTCGGCACGCTGCTCGGCGAGGCCGGCGTGAACGTCGAGGCCGCGCAGATCAGCCAGACCAAGGACGGCGCGGACGCGTTCATGCTGCTGCGCGTCGACCGCCCGGTGGACACCGCGGTGCTCGACCCGATCGGCGCGTCCGTCGGCGCCCGCACGGTGCGCTCGGTCAACTTCGACTGA
- a CDS encoding DUF397 domain-containing protein, whose protein sequence is MTDSAPIYDDKAHVRGNLDLTAAEWIRSDEGAEEEEEHVEIAFVEHTDGVTYTAMRNSAHPEGPVLVFTPAEWEAFILGVKDGEFDEPW, encoded by the coding sequence ATGACCGACAGCGCGCCCATCTACGACGACAAGGCCCACGTCCGGGGCAACCTCGACCTCACCGCCGCCGAGTGGATCCGCAGCGACGAGGGCGCAGAGGAGGAAGAGGAGCACGTCGAGATCGCGTTCGTCGAGCACACCGACGGCGTGACGTACACGGCGATGCGAAACTCGGCCCACCCCGAGGGCCCGGTCCTCGTCTTCACGCCCGCCGAGTGGGAGGCGTTCATCCTCGGCGTCAAGGACGGCGAGTTCGACGAACCCTGGTGA
- the ilvC gene encoding ketol-acid reductoisomerase has translation MSVEIFYDDDADLSIIQGRKVAVIGYGSQGHAHALSLRDSGVDVRIGLPEGSKSRAKAEEEGLPVGTAAEVSAEADLIMILAPDTAQRHIYANDIAPNLKDGDAVFFGHGFNIRYGLITVPSNVDVAMVAPKGPGHLVRRQFVDGKGVPALIAIEQDATGNAQALALSYAKGIGGTRAGVIKTTFKEETETDLFGEQAVLCGGASALVQAGFEVLTEAGYAPEVAYFECLHELKLIVDLMYEGGIARMRYSISDTAEFGDLTRGPRVITPGVKDEMRKILTEIQDGTFATEWVNEDDAGRGNYKKLQQEGEQHPIEEVGKKLRDLMSWVDRPITETA, from the coding sequence GTGAGCGTCGAGATCTTCTACGACGACGATGCCGACCTGAGCATCATCCAGGGGCGCAAGGTCGCGGTCATCGGCTACGGCAGCCAGGGCCACGCGCACGCGCTGAGCCTGCGCGACTCGGGCGTCGACGTCCGGATCGGCCTGCCCGAGGGCTCGAAGTCCCGGGCCAAGGCCGAGGAGGAGGGCCTGCCGGTCGGCACGGCCGCCGAGGTCTCCGCGGAGGCCGACCTGATCATGATCCTGGCGCCGGACACCGCGCAGCGGCACATCTACGCCAACGACATCGCGCCGAACCTCAAGGACGGCGACGCGGTCTTCTTCGGCCACGGCTTCAACATCCGCTACGGCCTGATCACCGTGCCGTCCAATGTGGACGTCGCCATGGTCGCGCCGAAGGGCCCGGGCCACCTGGTCCGCCGCCAGTTCGTGGACGGCAAGGGCGTGCCCGCGCTGATCGCGATCGAGCAGGACGCCACCGGCAACGCGCAGGCGTTGGCGCTGTCGTACGCCAAGGGCATCGGCGGCACGCGCGCGGGCGTCATCAAGACCACGTTCAAGGAGGAGACCGAGACCGACCTGTTCGGTGAGCAGGCCGTCCTCTGCGGTGGCGCGTCCGCGCTGGTGCAGGCCGGTTTCGAGGTGCTGACCGAGGCCGGTTACGCCCCCGAGGTCGCGTACTTCGAGTGCCTGCACGAGCTGAAGCTGATCGTGGACCTGATGTACGAGGGCGGCATCGCCCGGATGCGCTACTCGATCTCCGACACCGCCGAGTTCGGCGACCTCACCCGCGGCCCGCGCGTCATCACGCCGGGGGTCAAGGACGAGATGCGGAAGATCCTGACCGAGATCCAGGACGGCACGTTCGCCACCGAGTGGGTGAACGAGGACGACGCCGGCCGCGGCAACTACAAGAAGTTGCAGCAGGAGGGCGAGCAGCACCCGATCGAGGAGGTCGGCAAGAAGCTGCGCGACCTGATGTCCTGGGTCGACCGCCCGATCACCGAAACGGCCTGA
- the ilvN gene encoding acetolactate synthase small subunit, with product MTRHTLSVLVEDKPGVLARVAGLFSRRGFNIESLAVGRTEHPDISRMTIVVSVDELPLEQVTKQLNKLINVIKIVELEPAASVQRQLLLVKVRADATVRSQVLETVQLFRAKVVDVSPEAVTVEATGTSEKLDALLRMLEPYGLREIVQSGMVAIGRGARSITATAVR from the coding sequence ATGACTAGGCACACCCTGAGCGTTCTGGTCGAGGACAAGCCCGGTGTCCTCGCACGGGTCGCCGGCCTGTTCTCCCGGCGGGGGTTCAACATCGAGTCACTGGCCGTCGGCCGCACCGAGCACCCGGACATCTCCCGGATGACCATCGTGGTGTCGGTGGACGAGCTGCCGCTGGAGCAGGTCACCAAGCAGCTCAACAAGCTCATCAACGTCATCAAGATCGTCGAGCTGGAGCCCGCCGCGTCCGTGCAGCGCCAGCTCCTGCTCGTCAAGGTCCGCGCCGACGCCACGGTGCGCAGCCAGGTCCTGGAGACGGTGCAACTGTTCCGCGCGAAGGTTGTCGACGTCTCCCCGGAGGCGGTCACGGTCGAGGCCACCGGCACGTCCGAGAAGCTCGACGCGCTGCTGCGGATGCTGGAGCCCTACGGGCTCCGCGAGATCGTCCAGTCCGGCATGGTCGCCATCGGCCGTGGCGCGCGCTCCATCACCGCGACCGCGGTGCGCTGA
- a CDS encoding acetolactate synthase large subunit has protein sequence MTSATSRPAPGESPSPRPGPRPKPAPPSGAPVRMTGAQSLVRSLEAVGCEVVFGIPGGTILPAYDPLLDSTKVRHILVRHEQGAGHAATGYAQATGKVGVCMATSGPGATNLVTPLADANMDSVPVVAITGQQSRPLIGTDAFQEADICGITMPITKHNFLVTDAADVPRAIAEAFHLASTGRPGPVLVDIPKDVLQEMTSFSWPPEMRLPGYRPTTRPHGKQVREAAKLIAAARRPVLYVGGGVIKAEASAELLALAESTNIPVVTTLMARGAFPDSHPQHMGMPGMHGAVGAVAAMQKSDLLIALGARFDDRVTGQLNSFAPDAQIVHADIDPAEISKNRRADVPIVGDCKEIISELVDAVRVEKENAADSVDLAPWWAQLNALRETFPLGYDWPEDGTLSPQYAIERIGVLTPADTLFTAGVGQHQMWAAQFIKYESPRTWINSGGLGTMGYAVPAAMGAKAGVPGVQVWAIDGDGCFQMTNQELATCAIEGIPIKVAVINNGNLGMVRQWQTLFYGERYSSTDLGTHKHRIPDFKLLAEAYGCAGLRAESREEVDGVIQKAMEINDRPVVIDFVVGKDAQVWPMVAAGTGNSEIMAARGIRPLFDEDE, from the coding sequence ATGACCAGCGCAACCTCGCGACCGGCTCCCGGTGAGTCGCCGTCGCCCCGCCCTGGACCGCGGCCGAAGCCGGCCCCACCGAGCGGCGCCCCCGTCCGCATGACCGGCGCCCAGTCCCTCGTCCGCTCGCTGGAGGCGGTGGGCTGCGAGGTGGTGTTCGGCATTCCCGGCGGCACGATCCTGCCCGCCTACGACCCGCTGCTCGACTCCACCAAGGTGCGCCACATCCTGGTCCGCCACGAGCAGGGCGCGGGCCACGCCGCGACCGGGTACGCCCAGGCGACCGGCAAGGTCGGCGTGTGCATGGCCACCTCCGGCCCCGGCGCGACGAACCTCGTCACGCCGCTCGCGGACGCCAACATGGACTCCGTCCCGGTGGTCGCCATCACCGGCCAGCAGTCCCGGCCGCTGATCGGCACCGACGCGTTCCAGGAAGCCGACATCTGCGGCATCACGATGCCGATCACCAAGCACAACTTCCTCGTCACCGACGCCGCGGACGTCCCGCGCGCCATCGCCGAGGCGTTCCACCTGGCCTCCACCGGCCGCCCCGGCCCCGTCCTGGTGGACATCCCCAAGGACGTGCTCCAGGAGATGACCTCGTTCTCCTGGCCGCCGGAGATGCGCCTGCCCGGCTACCGGCCGACGACCCGGCCGCACGGCAAGCAGGTGCGTGAAGCCGCGAAGCTGATCGCCGCGGCCCGTCGCCCGGTGCTCTACGTCGGCGGCGGCGTGATCAAGGCCGAGGCGTCGGCCGAGCTGCTGGCGCTGGCCGAGTCCACCAACATCCCGGTGGTCACCACGCTGATGGCGCGCGGCGCGTTCCCCGACTCGCACCCGCAGCACATGGGCATGCCCGGCATGCACGGCGCGGTCGGCGCGGTCGCCGCGATGCAGAAGTCGGACCTGCTGATCGCCCTCGGCGCGCGGTTCGACGACCGGGTCACCGGGCAGCTGAACTCGTTCGCGCCGGACGCGCAGATCGTGCACGCCGACATCGACCCGGCGGAGATCTCCAAGAACCGGCGCGCGGACGTGCCGATCGTGGGCGACTGCAAGGAGATCATCAGCGAGCTGGTCGACGCGGTCCGGGTGGAGAAGGAGAACGCGGCTGACAGCGTCGACCTCGCACCCTGGTGGGCGCAGCTCAACGCGCTGCGCGAGACGTTCCCGCTGGGCTACGACTGGCCAGAGGACGGCACGCTGTCGCCGCAGTACGCGATCGAGCGGATCGGCGTGCTGACCCCGGCGGACACCCTGTTCACCGCGGGTGTCGGCCAGCACCAGATGTGGGCGGCGCAGTTCATCAAGTACGAGTCGCCGCGCACGTGGATCAACTCCGGCGGCCTCGGCACGATGGGCTACGCGGTGCCCGCCGCGATGGGCGCGAAGGCCGGCGTGCCGGGCGTCCAGGTGTGGGCGATCGACGGCGACGGCTGCTTCCAGATGACCAACCAGGAGTTGGCCACCTGCGCCATCGAGGGCATCCCGATCAAGGTCGCGGTGATCAACAACGGCAACCTGGGCATGGTCCGCCAGTGGCAGACGCTGTTCTACGGCGAGCGCTACTCCAGCACCGACCTGGGCACGCACAAGCACCGCATCCCCGACTTCAAGCTGCTCGCCGAGGCGTACGGCTGCGCAGGCCTGCGTGCCGAGTCGCGCGAAGAGGTCGACGGGGTCATCCAGAAGGCCATGGAGATCAACGACCGGCCGGTCGTCATCGACTTCGTGGTCGGCAAGGACGCCCAGGTGTGGCCGATGGTCGCCGCGGGCACCGGCAACAGCGAGATCATGGCCGCGCGCGGCATCCGCCCCCTGTTCGACGAGGACGAATGA
- a CDS encoding PH domain-containing protein, with translation MAASGDVPKVVFRIPTPALIAAGSAAVCATPVAWAAPGLQALYLLPAAFAWWVLRNRTTVDGERIVARSTFGKRVVEWSDVKAIKVVPKGWLSAVLADDSMLRLPAVRAGHLPTLSLVSGGRVADPTAVPDVEEPADAPAEPDEDETPPPLKSDE, from the coding sequence GTGGCAGCATCTGGCGACGTGCCGAAAGTCGTGTTCCGCATCCCCACGCCCGCCCTGATCGCCGCCGGTTCCGCCGCCGTCTGCGCGACGCCCGTCGCCTGGGCCGCGCCGGGTCTCCAGGCCCTCTACCTGCTCCCGGCCGCTTTCGCGTGGTGGGTGCTGCGCAACCGGACGACCGTGGACGGCGAGCGGATCGTGGCGCGGAGCACGTTCGGCAAGCGGGTGGTCGAGTGGTCGGACGTGAAGGCGATCAAGGTTGTGCCGAAGGGGTGGTTGTCGGCGGTCCTCGCGGACGACTCGATGCTGCGGCTGCCCGCCGTCCGCGCCGGCCACCTGCCCACGTTGTCGCTGGTCAGCGGCGGTCGAGTGGCCGATCCGACGGCGGTGCCGGACGTCGAGGAGCCCGCTGACGCCCCTGCCGAACCCGACGAGGACGAGACGCCGCCGCCGCTAAAGTCGGACGAGTGA
- a CDS encoding vitamin K epoxide reductase family protein, translated as MSSTTRTLGWVQVVSLLLSLAGLAVSAYLTVAHFTAGALLCAEGEVIDCGTVTSSEQSELFGIPVAVLGLAFFVFMAVACLPFAWRNEMLHWARLAAIAVGVLFVVYLVAAEFVLIGKICLWCTAVHVITLALAAVLVIGALRRSNL; from the coding sequence GTGAGTTCCACCACGCGAACCCTCGGCTGGGTGCAGGTCGTCAGCCTCCTGCTGTCCTTGGCGGGCCTGGCGGTCTCGGCCTACCTCACCGTCGCGCACTTCACCGCGGGCGCGCTGCTGTGCGCCGAGGGCGAGGTGATCGACTGCGGCACGGTCACCAGCAGCGAGCAGTCCGAGCTGTTCGGCATCCCGGTCGCGGTGCTGGGGCTGGCGTTCTTCGTGTTCATGGCGGTCGCGTGCCTGCCGTTCGCCTGGCGCAACGAGATGCTGCACTGGGCCAGGCTGGCGGCGATCGCCGTCGGCGTGCTGTTCGTGGTCTACCTCGTCGCGGCCGAGTTCGTGCTCATCGGCAAGATCTGCCTGTGGTGCACCGCCGTGCACGTGATCACACTCGCGCTCGCCGCCGTGCTCGTCATCGGCGCGTTGCGGCGGAGTAATCTCTGA